The DNA region CCTCTGTGTTCTTTATCGGCTCGGAATCGAAAATAGAAGAGAGATCGGAAGAAGCAGAAATGGCGGAGTTATCCTTCTTCGGCAACCCCTTCCGGCGCCTGCTGTGGAGTCCTCTGATCTTGGCTGGATCGTCTTCCCTTGCCGCCATGAACTGGCTCGAGACCCCTTCCGCCCACATATTCAAGTTCGACCTCCCAGGTTCGcgctttttctcttcctccttttatagttttcaagGTTTTCGATGGAACTTGGAACCGGCGGCGAGCTTCTCGCAGGGTTCGGGAGTGAGGACGTGAAGGTGCAGCTGGAGGAGGGGAACGTGCTCAGCGTCCAGGCGGAGGAGGAGCAaaaggagaagcagaaggaagcGGTGTGGCACGTGACGGAGCGAGGGCGGGGCAGCCTCGCGCGGCGCATCGCGCTGCCGGAGAACGTGAGGGCGGAGCAGATCAAGGCGCAGGTGGAGAACGGCGTGCTCACCGTCGTCGTCCCCAAGGAACCCATCCCACCGAAGCCCAAGCCCAGGACCATCGCCGTCACCAGCAAACTCTGACGAATCTTCGATGCATCGATGAATCCAAAACGAACTATTGTAAATCGTACAAAGTTATTGCTAAATAAATGCCACTTTTGTGCATGAATTTCGATCGTTCTACTGATCTTTTCATAATCCTGTGTTTTTGTTTAATTCTCGAAACAATGGAggaaaattcattttaattattttttggaAGATATAAAAA from Zingiber officinale cultivar Zhangliang chromosome 4B, Zo_v1.1, whole genome shotgun sequence includes:
- the LOC121975728 gene encoding 16.0 kDa heat shock protein, peroxisomal-like, which encodes MAELSFFGNPFRRLLWSPLILAGSSSLAAMNWLETPSAHIFKFDLPGFGSEDVKVQLEEGNVLSVQAEEEQKEKQKEAVWHVTERGRGSLARRIALPENVRAEQIKAQVENGVLTVVVPKEPIPPKPKPRTIAVTSKL